TCAACTGCTGAATGTTCAGGCGTTTCCTCAACTTCAATGGTATTGCATGAAATTTCTCGAGGTTTCTCGTCAACTAGTTGTTCAGGTGTCCCTTCAACTGCTGGTTTGCTAGGTTTCTCTGGTTCTTCGAGTTTCTCCTCAATTTTTGGTTCTTCGGGTTTCTCCTCGATGGCAAGTTCTTCCCGTTTCTCTTCAACTGTCGATTCCTTGAGTTTCTCTTCAACTGCTGAATCTTCGGGTTTTTCCTCAATTTCAGCAAAATCATTGTCGGTATTGCATGAAATTTCATTGCCAGTCTTATCATTTGAGTCCACAACATGCTTATTCTGCTAGAAGAAAGTTTCACTTAATTTTTCAATAGATAAGCAGATGTGAATTCATTGCACATACATAACTATTAGGATGGACAACTTTGTGACAGTGTTTGATCCTCACCTTTTCGAGGGGCGTTACCTTTTCAGCTGCTGCTTTCTCTAGTTTCTCTTCAACAACTACTTCTTCATGTTTCTCTTCAGCTACTTGTTTGTCAGGTGTTTCTTCCCGTGCTGGTTTATCAACTGTTTCTTCCCCTGCAACTGGTTCGTCAAGCTTTTCTTCAACTACTAATTTTTCAGGTGTCTCCTCAACCATTAGTTCTTCGAATTTCTCCGATACAACTGGTTCTTTAGGTTTCTCTTTCAGTGCTAGTtcctcatattttttttctattactaTTTCTTCATGTTTTTCCTCAACAGCTGAATAGTCAGAAACATCACTGTTGTCGTTGCACAGAATTTCACCATTAATCTTGTCTGTTGAGTGACTTGAGTCCGTATCTGGCATATTCTACAAGAAGAATTTAAAGATTCACTAAGACTTTTAATAGATAAGTAGATGCAAATTCCTTGCATGTAGAGAGCTGATAGGATGGTAAACTCTGCGACAGTGCTCGATTACCTTTTCCAAGAGAGTCACCGTTTCAACTGCTTGTTTTTCAGATTTCTGTTCAATAGCTAGTTCTTCCGGTGTCTCTTCAACTGCTGGTTTGTTGGGTTTCTCTTCAACTGTTAGGTCTTCAGGTGTTTCCGCTCTTGCTTGCTCTTCAAGTGTTTCTTCAATTGCCAATTTTTGAAGTTTCTCATTTATAACTGGTTCTTCAGGTTTATCCTCAACAATTGGTTCCTCATGTTTTTCCTCAACCATTGGTTCTTCAGTTTTTTCCTCAACTGCTGGATAGTCAGCAACATCAATGTTGGTATTGCATGGAGTTTCAGTGTCAGTCTTCCCGTTTGAATCTATAGCTGACATATCCTGcaagaaaaatttaaagttttactTAGTCTTCCAATAGATAAACATATGTGAATTGTTGCACATACATAACTAATAGTACAGTTAAAGCTTGTGATTGTACTTGATCCTTACCTCTTCCAACAAAGTTACCTTTTCAGGTTTCTCTTCGATTACTAGTTTCTCAAGGTTCTTTTCATCTGCTAGATCTTCAGGTGTTTCTTCAACTACAGGTTCTTCAGATTTCTCTTCAACTGTTGGTTCTTCAAGTTTCTCCTCGAAAACTTGttcttcagtttttttttcCACAGCCGGTTCTTCAGGTTTCTCTGTCACTGCTGGTTCATCAGTTTTTTCATTAACCGCTGGTTCTTCACGTTTCTCTTCAATCActtgtttttcatgtttttctttAACTACCTGTACTTCAGCTTTATCTTCAACTGTTGGATAGTAAGCAACATCGTTGTTTGAATTGCCTAGAATTTCACTGTCAATCTTGTCCTTTGAGTCTACAATTGGCATATTCTGCAAGAGAagttcaaaaattcaatttaatCTTCCAATAGATTGGCATATGTGAGTTCGTTGCACATATAAAGCTATTAGAATGGATAAACTTTGTGACATTGTTTTATCCTCACCTTCTCTAGGAGAGTTTCCATTTCTggtttctcctcttcaattgCTGGTTTGTCATGTTTCTCTTCAACAGCTATCTCTTCAGAGGTCTCTTCAACCATTGGTTCTTCAGGTTTCTCTTCAAGTGGTAGTTCTTCAGGTGTTTCCTCCCCTGCTAGCTCTTCATGTGTTTCTTTAGTTGTTGgttcttcaagtttctcttCAACAGTTGGTTCTTTAGGTTTCTCTTCAACTGGTTCTTCAGATTTCTCCTCAATTGTTGGTTCTTCAGGTTTCTCCATAATTGCTGGTATATCAAGTTTCTCTTCAATAACCGGTTTTTCCACAGCTGCTGGTTTTTCAGGGTTTTTCTCATCTTCTAGAAAGTGAGCAGCATCGTTGCTAGTATTGCAGGGAATTTTATTGTCAGTTTTTTCCTTCGAGTCTGCAACTAGCAAATTCTGTAAGAAGAATTTTAAGTTTCACTTAGTCTTTCAGTAGATAAGCAGATGTAAATTGTTGTACATACATAACTAATAGGACAGATAAACTTTATGACAGTGCTTGACCCTTGCCTTATCCAAAAGAGTTACCTTTTCTGGTTTCTCCTCTTCACTTGTTGGTTCTTCAGGTTTCACCTCTTCAACTGCTGGCTCTTCAGGTTTTTCTTCACATGCTAGTTCATTAGGTGTTTCTTCCCGTGTTGATTCTTTGGGTGTCTCTTCAGTTACTGTCTTTTCAGGTTTCTCTTCAACCTTTGGTTCTTCAAGTTTCTCCTCAGCCGATGGTTCTTCAAATTTCTCCTCCACAGTTGGTTTTTCACGTTCTTCTTCAACTGCCAGTTCTTCAAGTTTTTTCTCAACCGCTGGTTCTTCAGGCTTCTCCATAACAGCCAATACTTCAGATTTTTCTTCAATCATTGTTTCATCATGTTCTTTTTCAACTACTAGTTCTTGAGGTTTTTCCTCGACTGATTCATAGTCAGCAATATCATTGTTGGTATTGCAAGGAATTGCATTATCTATCTTGTCCTTTGGGTCTTCCATTGGGAAATTCTGCAAGAAATTTAGAGTTCTACTTAGTATTTAAATAGATAAACATATGTAAATTCGTTGCACATATAAAGCCTAATTTGATGAATAAACTTTGTGACAATATTTAATCCTGACCTTCTCTAGAAGAGCTTCTGTTTCAGGTTTCTCCTCTTCAACAATTAGTTCTTTAGGTGTCTTTTCAACCGTTGGTTCTTCAGTTTTCTCTTCAAGTGCTAATTCTTCAGGTGTTTCCTCCCCTTCTAGCTCTTCAGGTGTTTCTTCAGCCACTGGTTCTTGAGGTTCCTCCTCAACCACTGGTTCTTCAGGTTTCTCCTTAACCGCTGGTACATCAAGTTTCTCTTCAATAGTTGGTTCTTCAGGTTTTTCTTCAACTACTGACTCTTCAAGATTTTCCTCAACTTGTGGAGGGTGAGCAACATCATTATTGGTATTGCATGGAGTTTCACTGCCAGTTTTGTCGTTTGAGTCTACAACTATCATATTCTGCGAAAGAATTTAATGTTTCACTTAGTCTATCAATGAAGAAGCAGATGTGAATCATTGCACATACATAACTAATAAGATGGATAAACTTTGTGACAGTGCTTGACCCTCACCTTTTCCAAAAGAGCTACCTTTTTGGATGTCTCCTCTTCAAGTGCTGGTTTCTCTTCAAATAATAGTTCGTTAGGTGTTTCTTCCCGTTTTGGTTCTTCAGGTGCTTCTTCAGTTATTGGTTTTGCAGCTTTCTCCTCAATTGTCTCCTCAACCAATGGTTCTTTAAGCTTCTCTTCCATTGTTGTTTCTTTAGGTTTCTCTTCAATTGCCGGTGGTTCAGGTTTTTTCTCATCCACTGGTTCTTCTGGCTTCTCTGAAACCGCTGTTTCTTCTGATTTCTCTTCAATTGCTTGTTCTTCATGTTTTTTTTCAACTACTGGCTCTTCAGTTTTTTCCTCAACTGATGCATAGTCAGCAATGTCGTTGTTGGTATTGCATGGAATTGCATTGTCTGTCTTGTCCTTTGAGTTTACAATTGACAAATTATGCAAGAAAAGTTTAAGTTTCATTTAGTCTTTCAACAGATAAACTTATGTAAATTCGTTGCACATATAAAGCTAATATGATGGATAGTTTTTATGACAGTGTTTATTTGTCACCTTCTCCTGAAGAGCTTCCGTTTCAGGTTCTTCCTCTTCAATTGCTggtttttcatctttcttttcaaCAACTAGTTCTTCAGATGTGTCTTCAACTGTTGGTTCTTCAGGTTTCTCTTCAAGAGCTAGTTCTTCAGGTGTTTCCTCCCCTGCAAGCTCTTCAGGTGTTTCTATAGTCGCCGGTTCTTCAGGTTTCTCTGTAATTGCTAGTTCAGGTTTCTCCTCAACTGGTACTTCAGATTTCTCCTCAAATGTTGGTTCTTCAGGTTTCTCCTTAATAGCTGGTACACCAGGTTTCTCTTCAATGAGTGGTTCTTCAGTTTTTTCTTCAACTGCCGATTCTTCAGGATTTTCCTCACTGTCTGGAGAGTGTGCAACATCATTATTGGTATTGCATGGGATTTCACTGCCAGTTTTTTCGTTCGAGTCTACAATTAGCATATTCTGCAAAAAGAATTTAATGTTTCACTTAGCCTTTCAATAAAGATGCAGATGTGAATCATAGTACATACATAACTAACAAAATGGATAAACTTTGTGATAGTGCTTGACCCTTACCTTTTCCAAAAGAGTTACCTTTTCAGGTTTCTCCTCTTCCATGGCTGGTTCTTCATGTATCTCTTCAAATGCTAGTTCCTTAGGTGTTTCTTCAATTACTTGTTTTTCAGGTTTCTCCTCAATTTTTGGTTCTTTGATTGTCTCCTCAACTGATGGTACTTCAAGCTTTTCTCCCACGGTTGGTTTTTCAGGTTTCTCTTCAACTGTCGGTTGTTCAGGTATTTTCTCAACCGCTGGTTCTTCTGGTTTCCCCGAAACCCTTGATTCTTTagatttttcttcaattgcTGATTCTTCAGATATCTCTTCAACTATTGGTTCTTCAGTTTTTTCCTCAACTGATGCATAGTCAGCAATGTCATTGTTGGTATTGCATGGAATTGCATTGTCTATTGTGTTCTTTGAGTTTACAATTGGAAAATTCTGCAAGAAAATTTAAAGTTTCATTTAGTCTTTCAATAGATAAACATGTAAATGCGTTGCACATATAAAGCTAATATGTTGAATAAACTTTGTGAGTGTTAATTCTCACCTTCTCTTTAAGAGCTTCCATTTCAGGTTCCTCCTCTTCAATTGCAGGTTTTTCAACTTTCTCTTCAACAACTAGCTCTTCAGATGTATCTTCAACCGTTGGTTCTTCAGGTTTCTCTTCAAGTGCTAGTTCTTCAGGTGTTTCTATAGCTGCCGGTTCTTGAGGTTTCTCTTCAGTCGCCGGTTCTTGAGGTTTCTCCTCAGCTGGTACTTCAGATTTCTCCTCAAATGTTGGTTCTTCAGGTTTCTCCTCAACTGCTGGTACATCAGGTTTCTCTTCAATGACtagttcttcattttttatttcatctgCCGGTTCTTCAGGATTTTCCTCAATGTCTGGAGAGTGAGCAACATCATTATTGGTATTGCATGGAATTTCACTGCCAGTTTTGGTGTTCGAGTCTACAATTAGCATATTCTGCAAAAAGACTTTAATGTTTCACTTAGCCTTTCAAAAGAAGAGCATGTGAATCACTGTACATGCATAACTAACAAAATGGATAAACTTTGTGATAGTACTTGACCCTTACCTTTTCCAAAAGAGTTACCTTTTCAGGTTTCTCCTCTTTCATTGCTGACTCTTTATGTATCTCTTCTAATGCTAGTTCCTTGGGTGTTTCTTCAGTTACTTGTTTATCAGGTTTCTCCTCAATTTTTAGTTCTTTGATCGTCTCCTCAACTGATGGTTCTTCAAGCTTTTCTCCCACTGTTGGTGTTTCAGGTTTCTCTTCGATTGTCGGTTGTTCAGGTATTTTCTCAACCGGTGGTTCTTCTGGTTTCTCCAAAACCCTTGATTCTTCAGATTTCTCTTCAATAGCTGATTCTTCAGATATCTCTTCTACTTCTGGTTCTTCAGTATTTTCCTCAGCTGATGCATAGTCAGCAATGTCATTGTTGGTATTGCATGGAATTGCATTGTCTGTTGTGTTCTTTGAGTTTACAATTGGCAAATTCTGCAAGAAAATTTGAAGTTCCATTTAGTCTTTCAATGGATGAAACATATTTAAATTCATTGCACTTATAAAGTTAATATGCTGAATAAACTTTGTGACAGTGTTAATTGTCACCTTCTCCTGAAGAGCTTCCATTTCAGGTTCCTCCTCTTCAATTGCTGGTTTTTCATCTTTCTCTTCAACAACTAGCTCTTCAGATGTATCTTCTACTGTTAGTTCTTCAGGTTTCCCTTCAAGTGCTAGTTCTTCAGCTGTTTCTATAGCTGCCGGTTTTTCAGGTTTCTCTTCAGTCGCTGGTTCTTGAGGTTTCTCCTCAGCTGGTACTTCAGATTTCTCCTCAAATTTTGGTTCTTCAGGTTTCTCCTCAACTGCTGGTACATCAGGTTTCTCTTCAATGACTggttcttcattttttatttcaactgCCGATTCTTCAGGATTTTCCTTGATGTCTGGAGAGTGAGCAACATCATTATTGGTATTGCATGGAATTTCACTGCCAGTTTTGGTGTTCGAGTCTACAATTAGCATATCCTGCAAAAGGAATTTAATGTTTCACCTAGCCTTTCAAAAAAAGAGCATGTGAATCACAGTACATGCATAACTAACAAAATGGATAAACTTTGTTATTATACTTGACCCTTACCTTTTCCGAAAGAGTTACCTTTTCATGTTTCTCCTCTTCAACGGTTGGTTCGTCATGTTTCTCTTCAAATGATAGTTCCTTAGTTGTTCCTTCAGGTTTCTCCTCAATTGTTGGTTCTTTGGTTGTCTCTCCAACCAATGGTTCTTCAAGCTTTTCTCCTCCAACTGTTGGGTTTTCAGGTTTCTCTTCAATTGTCGGCTGTTTAGGTATTTTCTCAACCTCTGGTTCTTCTGGTTTCTCCAAAACCCTTGATTCTTCAGATTTCTCTTCAATAGCTGATTCTTCAGATTTCTCTTCAACTACTGGTTCTTCAGTTTTTTCCTCAACTAATGCATAGTTAGCAATGTCATTGTTGGTATTGCATGGAATTGCATTGTCTGTATTGTCCTCTGCGTTTACAATCGGCAATTTCTGCAAGAAAATTTAAAGTTTCATTTTGTCTTTAAATAgataaacatatattaattCGTTGCACTTATAATGTTAATATGCTGAATAAACTTTGTGACAGTGTCAATTGTCACCTTCTCCTGAAGAGCATCCGTTTCAGGTTCCTCCTCTTTAATTGCTGGTTTTTCATCTTTCTCTTCAACAACTAGCTCTTCAGATGTATCTTCAACTGTTAGTTCTTCAGGTTTCCCTTCAAGTGCTAGTTCTTCAGCTGTTTCTATAGCTGCCTGTTTTTCAGGTTTCTCTTCAGTCGCCGGTTCTTGAGGTTTCTCTTCAGCTGGTACTTCAGATTTCTCCTCAAATTTTGGTTCTTCAGGTTTCTCCTTAACTGCTGGTACATCAGGTTTCTCTTCAATGACTggttcttcattttttatttcaactgCCGATTCTTCAGGATTTTCCTTGATGTCTGGAGAGTGAGCAACATCATTATTGGTATTGCATGGAATTTCACTGCCAGTTTTGGTGTTCGAGTCTACAATTAGCATATCCTGCAAAAAGAATTTAATGTTTCACCTAGCCTTTCAAAAAAAGAGCATGTGAATCACAGTACATGCATAACTAACAAAATGGATAAACTTTGTTATTATACTTGACCCTTACTTTTTCCAAAAGAGTTACCTTTTcaagtttctcctcttctacGGTTGGTTCGTCATGTTTCTCTTCAAATGATAGTTCCTTGGGTGTTTCTTCAGTTACTGTTTTTTCAGGTTTCTCCTCAATTGTTGGTTCTTTGGTTGTCTCTCCAACCAATGGTTCTTCAAGCTTTTCTCCTCCAACTGTTGGGTTTTCAGGTTTCTCTTCAATTGTCGGCTGTTTAGGTATTTTCTCAACCTCTGGTTCTTCTGGTTTCTCCAAAACCCTTGATTCTTCAGATTTCTCTTCAATAGCTGATTCTTCAGATTTCTCTTCAACTACTGGTTCTTCAGTTTTTTCCTCAACTAATGCATAGTTAGCAATGTCATTGTTGGTATTGCATGGAATTGCATTGTCTGTATTGTCCTCTGCGTTTACAATCGGCAATTTCTGCAAGAAAATTTAAAGTTTCATTTTGTCTTTAAATAgataaacatatattaattCGTTGCACATATAAAGCTTATATGGTGGATTAACTTTGTGACAGTATTTAATCCTCACCTTCTCCTGAAGAGCTTTCCTAACAAGTTCCTTCTCTTCAATAGCTGTTTCTTCATCTTTCTCTTCAAGAACTAGTTCTTCAGGTGTCTCTTCAAGTGCTAGTTCTTCAGGTGCTTCCTCCTTTGTTAGCTCTTCAACTGTTTCTTTAGCTGCCGCTTCTTCAGGTCTCTCTTTAGACGCCGGTTCTTGAGGTTTCTCCTCAACTAGTACTTCAGATTTCTCCTCAAATGTTGGTTCTTCAGGTTTCTCCTTAACTGCTGGTACACCAGGTTTCTGTTCAATGACTGATTCTTCAGTTTTTTCTTCAACTGCCGATTCTTCAGGATTTTCCTCAATGTCTGGAAAGTGAGCAACATCATTACCGGTATTGCATGGAATTTCACTACCAGTTTTGTCGTTCAAGTCTACAATTAGCATATTCTGCAAAATGAAGTTAATGTTTACTTTGCCTTCCAATAAAGAAGCAGATGTTAATCACAGTACATACATGACTAACAAAATGGATAAACTTTGTGATAGTGCTTGACCCTTACTTTTTCAGGTTTCTCCTCTTCAACGGCTGGTTCTTCATGTTTCTCTCCAACTGCTGGTTTTTCAGGTTTCTCTTCAACTGTCGGTTCAGTTTTTTTCTCAACCACTAGTTCTTCAAGCTTCTCCGAAACAACTGATTCTTCAGATTTATCTTCAATTGCTAATTCTTCATGTGTTTTTCCAACTGCTGGTTCGTCAGGTTTTTCCTCAACTGATGCATAGTTAGCAATATCATTATTGGTGGTATTGCATGGAATTGCATTGTCTATCCTGTCCTTTGAGTCTACAATTGGCAAATTCTGCAAGAAAATTGAAGTTTCACTTAGTCTTTTGACAGATAAACAGATGTAAATTCATTGCACATATAAAGCTAATATGATGGATAGACTTTGTGGTAAGTGTTTAATCTTCACCTTCTCCAGAAGCCCTTCTGTTAAAggtttctcctcctccattacTGCTGGTTTTTCAGGTATGTCTTCAACCATTGGTTCTTCAGGTTTCTCTTCAAATGCTAGTTCTTCATGTGTTTCCTCCCCTGCTAGCTCTTCATGTGTTTCTTTCGCTGTCCGTTCCTTAGGTTTCTCTTCAGCCGCTGGTTCTTCAGGTTTCTCCTCAACCATTGGTTCTTCAGGTTTCTCTTTAATCTCTGATCCATCACGTTTCTCTTCAAAAATTGGGTTTTCTGGTTTTTCTTCAACTGCTGGTTCTTCGGTTATTTTCTCAGTTTTTGGATAGTGAGCAGCATCGTTGTTGGTATTGCATAGAATATCACTATCAGTGTTGTCCTTAGAGTCTACAACTAGCATTTTCTGCAAGAAGAATTTAAAGTTTCTCTTAGTCTTTCAAGAGATAACCAGAAATGAATTGTTGGACATACATAACTAATAGGATGGATAAACT
The Solanum stenotomum isolate F172 chromosome 12, ASM1918654v1, whole genome shotgun sequence DNA segment above includes these coding regions:
- the LOC125848885 gene encoding uncharacterized protein LOC125848885 isoform X14; the protein is MEDDAEIPENKSIKEDNLLGEVYAISDKLKLEKDKRDQSLSEFEGTSEVENVKDLIKGNYGTTEGEKFYASPLVSKAVEENGSSVEVHVSVDTPNKSDEQMSGSSFHLGEKEEDKRVEIVSAGTQNPSEESETSCEMNNVEKNTSIPLTVRGDVSSAKYKTEGTDTGAIKSPGDTKDEKAVKDENDYNGDRNIFISPKSECQRGEDEKKETGDGEGARNVLVNSFVDVVEETRSDYAESDTSAKHGDNSIEKGNQDVADHPAVEEKTEELEVEEKHEKPIIEEKTKEPIVTEKHAEPAVEEKPEEPAVEVKTEEPVVQEKPEETEVQEKFEKTEVEEKPEELVVEETPKEPTQEKTSEELEFEEKPEKVTFLEKKIQVVDSNDKSENELPCNTNNDAANFAEFEEPAVEEKPEKLEKPDLPMVREKREEPMVEEKSEESFEEKTRKPEAGEKPEEPTAKETPEELAEEEMPEELALEEKPREPTVEETLEELDVEEKAEKKAIEEEKPETEALQENNSPIEKSKNKTDNAIQCNTNNAIADYESVEEKTEEPVVENKHEEPAIEERSEESVVMKKPEQPAVEEKSEKPVAREELEEPSIEETLEEPAVEDKPEKPVTEEAPEEPTQEETPNEQAFEEKPENPITEEAPEEPTQEETQNKLAFEEKPAVEEEKPKKVSLLEKKMLVVDSKDNTDSDILCNTNNDAAHYPKTEKITEEPAVEEKPENPIFEEKRDGSEIKEKPEEPMVEEKPEEPAAEEKPKERTAKETHEELAGEETHEELAFEEKPEEPMVEDIPEKPAVMEEEKPLTEGLLEKNLPIVDSKDRIDNAIPCNTTNNDIANYASVEEKPDEPAVGKTHEELAIEDKSEESVVSEKLEELVVEKKTEPTVEEKPEKPAVGEKHEEPAVEEEKPEKNMLIVDLNDKTGSEIPCNTGNDVAHFPDIEENPEESAVEEKTEESVIEQKPGVPAVKEKPEEPTFEEKSEVLVEEKPQEPASKERPEEAAAKETVEELTKEEAPEELALEETPEELVLEEKDEETAIEEKELVRKALQEKKLPIVNAEDNTDNAIPCNTNNDIANYALVEEKTEEPVVEEKSEESAIEEKSEESRVLEKPEEPEVEKIPKQPTIEEKPENPTVGGEKLEEPLVGETTKEPTIEEKPEKTAAIETAEELALEGKPEELTVEDTSEELVVEEKDEKPAIKEEEPETDALQEKNLPIVNSKNTTDNAIPCNTNNDIADYASAEENTEEPEVEEISEESAIEEKSEESRVLEKPEEPPVEKIPEQPTIEEKPETPTVGEKLEEPSVEETIKELKIEEKPDKQVTEETPKELALEEIHKESAMKEEKPEKVTLLEKNMLIVDSNTKTGSEIPCNTNNDVAHSPDIEENPEEPADEIKNEELVIEEKPDVPAVEEKPEEPTFEEKSEVPAEEKPQEPATEEKPQEPAAIETPEELALEEKPEEPTVEDTSEELVVEEKVEKPAIEEEEPEMEALKEKNFPIVNSKNTIDNAIPCNTNNDIADYASVEEKTEEPIVEEISEESAIEEKSKESRVSGKPEEPAVEKIPEQPTVEEKPEKPTVGEKLEVPSVEETIKEPKIEEKPEKQVIEETPKELAFEEIHEEPAMEEEKPEKVTLLEKNMLIVDSNEKTGSEIPCNTNNDVAHSPDSEENPEESAVEEKTEEPLIEEKPGVPAIKEKPEEPTFEEKSEVPVEEKPELAITEKPEEPATIETPEELAGEETPEELALEEKPEEPTVEDTSEELVVEKKDEKPAIEEEEPETEALQEKDKTDNAIPCNTNNDIADYASVEEKTEEPVVEKKHEEQAIEEKSEETAVSEKPEEPVDEKKPEPPAIEEKPKETTMEEKLKEPLVEETIEEKAAKPITEEAPEEPKREETPNELLFEEKPALEEETSKKVALLEKNMIVVDSNDKTGSETPCNTNNDVAHPPQVEENLEESVVEEKPEEPTIEEKLDVPAVKEKPEEPVVEEEPQEPVAEETPEELEGEETPEELALEEKTEEPTVEKTPKELIVEEEKPETEALLEKNFPMEDPKDKIDNAIPCNTNNDIADYESVEEKPQELVVEKEHDETMIEEKSEVLAVMEKPEEPAVEKKLEELAVEEEREKPTVEEKFEEPSAEEKLEEPKVEEKPEKTVTEETPKESTREETPNELACEEKPEEPAVEEVKPEEPTSEEEKPEKVTLLDKNLLVADSKEKTDNKIPCNTSNDAAHFLEDEKNPEKPAAVEKPVIEEKLDIPAIMEKPEEPTIEEKSEEPVEEKPKEPTVEEKLEEPTTKETHEELAGEETPEELPLEEKPEEPMVEETSEEIAVEEKHDKPAIEEEKPEMETLLEKNMPIVDSKDKIDSEILGNSNNDVAYYPTVEDKAEVQVVKEKHEKQVIEEKREEPAVNEKTDEPAVTEKPEEPAVEKKTEEQVFEEKLEEPTVEEKSEEPVVEETPEDLADEKNLEKLVIEEKPEKVTLLEEDMSAIDSNGKTDTETPCNTNIDVADYPAVEEKTEEPMVEEKHEEPIVEDKPEEPVINEKLQKLAIEETLEEQARAETPEDLTVEEKPNKPAVEETPEELAIEQKSEKQAVETVTLLEKNMPDTDSSHSTDKINGEILCNDNSDVSDYSAVEEKHEEIVIEKKYEELALKEKPKEPVVSEKFEELMVEETPEKLVVEEKLDEPVAGEETVDKPAREETPDKQVAEEKHEEVVVEEKLEKAAAEKVTPLEKQNKHVVDSNDKTGNEISCNTDNDFAEIEEKPEDSAVEEKLKESTVEEKREELAIEEKPEEPKIEEKLEEPEKPSKPAVEGTPEQLVDEKPREISCNTIEVEETPEHSAVEEKPVEPTVEQKPAEPVVREKLEESKVEEKPKEPAVEEKSDEPVIEGTLEEPVAKETPEQPMIEEKPQEPEVQEKPKEPTVQEKLEEPTIDEKLEEPARIGEKPEKLAVEGKPEEPAVEVTPKPKIEEKPQESVIEEQSQEPEVKETPEEPVVKETREELAVEKKPEELATEEQVVDQKLEEPTVEVKPEEATVDEKHEEPSVEEKPEESAVENFEEPTVKEKPEEPPVEEEPEDPAVKEIHEELAGKEKLEEPIIEEKPKEPPIEEEPKKQNREETEAATERIDESETHNVEKEEALIEKQAERFVKETAQPCKEVETEIKELKDINAGDESNNNALQKEETTLEELLTSAKEEMAANNFEEGKVVSEIPNQENGQQANLTTEEANDAHGAENVTELSSEEMRVEDCINKVESSDFGFQNHNKYSPDADKLELQNREIDISYILDTPVEKETNGRNSEKISESTEELIHQTSEISEENKAAVDTDTNTLQSCADPHEQLKHQLAELCEEKQARGIADTNTLQRSADHEEPYSAPAQEIIDKSETEDISCADCLEEENSLRTNQEKLKEGENSEVKTDENFDKGDEFQSIMMLKGVEKDDYKQHIKHNTCAVMDTEEQNEDSPAGEQTSEKLEELEKIDIDDNKNINHQSTETNLPEEATESKSECVTMEIKTPIKEEEQEEDLRETTGEDSSNNNTTQVQKEEETTISEPERVSLEPFGSERKTAAGSGEMITCNETNKIHEVRVENAPVAQVGRVPEEKTRGEEEKVTKHFTSLKSVTVSEKEIAMDNMVSNESNTTKQIQEQAAYSLLTLEREETIPTSSTDANGTPKDSITPHMELGAEAKNIQYMQEKCKTSETEQHQENYENKKEVECDSKEVPEESISRETQAKAALSDLVHVSTKETSKIEEDFAEEREGNDREEEGIQKKREVSSSEDPVIVEISRDAAIKVPPKKHQNILSGVGSKVKHSIAKVKKAITGKSSQTKTSSPK